One genomic region from Haloprofundus salinisoli encodes:
- a CDS encoding rhodanese-like domain-containing protein: protein MSGVDERTPEEVRARLAADAEIDLVDIRDREDFEDAPIDGAENVPVDELEAVVEEREWADEVIVSCYIGETSVQAARLIDHYADDAEVASMTGGYEAWDDA, encoded by the coding sequence ATGAGCGGGGTCGACGAACGCACGCCCGAGGAAGTGCGCGCCCGACTCGCCGCCGACGCGGAGATCGACCTCGTCGACATCCGCGACCGGGAGGACTTCGAGGACGCGCCCATCGACGGCGCGGAGAACGTCCCGGTCGACGAACTGGAGGCCGTCGTCGAAGAGCGCGAGTGGGCCGACGAGGTGATCGTCTCCTGCTACATCGGCGAGACGTCCGTGCAGGCGGCGCGACTCATCGACCACTACGCCGACGACGCCGAGGTGGCCAGCATGACCGGCGGCTACGAGGCGTGGGACGACGCCTGA
- a CDS encoding sulfurtransferase TusA family protein: MSGPSLDDFVEMPDEVDDETAEQLADQASETQDMTGEVCPYPQVEAKKSIQSLDSGELLVQETDHVPSTENVPRAVGDDADARVWRSGGGLYRIFLRKR, from the coding sequence ATGAGCGGACCATCACTGGACGACTTCGTCGAGATGCCCGACGAGGTCGACGACGAGACGGCAGAACAGCTCGCAGACCAAGCCAGCGAAACCCAGGACATGACCGGCGAGGTCTGTCCGTACCCGCAGGTCGAAGCGAAGAAATCCATCCAGTCGCTCGACTCGGGCGAACTCCTCGTCCAGGAGACCGACCACGTTCCCTCGACGGAGAACGTCCCCCGCGCCGTCGGCGACGACGCCGACGCGCGCGTCTGGCGCAGCGGCGGCGGACTGTACCGCATCTTCCTCAGAAAACGATGA
- a CDS encoding YeeE/YedE family protein: MVSNVLTALVVGVGLGVFLQKGRFCFVHAFRDFFAFKDSRVTKAVLVATTLTMVFWSIAYALGYYQGFWTPGWGLTGLVGGFVFGVGMTYAGGCASGTLYRAGQGYLHFWLTLTFMGVGYAAFTAAFPTLESAYFEPLTVGGGVTLFAVSPVPAPVLALGVAGVVLLAYATIVGRSAAGGAGGTDDGAAVRADGGTPTSRGLGASAPVVGLRQFVAGTRAYFRGFAEIDDWKAASKRPWDPRTAALGITALAVLWFTQVSIVGVTGPEARWTGYLLQQVGVDVGSFEYWGSVLFQGQGVGLTVDMIMIAAVILGAFLAAIWSGDFSVRIPKRRRVPNAVVGGFMMGAGSRLAPGCNIGNIYSGLAELSVHSFIATAGIIAGVYVMTHWIYRDVGCAI; the protein is encoded by the coding sequence ATGGTGTCGAACGTACTGACCGCACTCGTCGTGGGCGTCGGCCTCGGCGTGTTCCTGCAGAAGGGCCGCTTCTGCTTCGTACACGCCTTCCGCGACTTCTTCGCGTTCAAGGACTCGCGGGTGACGAAGGCCGTCCTGGTCGCGACGACGCTCACGATGGTGTTCTGGAGCATCGCCTACGCCCTGGGCTACTACCAGGGCTTCTGGACGCCCGGATGGGGGCTCACCGGCCTCGTCGGCGGGTTCGTCTTCGGCGTCGGGATGACCTACGCCGGGGGTTGCGCCTCGGGGACGCTCTACCGCGCCGGACAGGGCTACCTGCATTTCTGGCTCACGCTCACGTTCATGGGCGTCGGCTACGCGGCGTTCACCGCCGCCTTCCCGACGCTCGAGTCCGCCTACTTCGAGCCGCTGACCGTCGGCGGGGGCGTCACCCTCTTTGCGGTGTCGCCGGTTCCCGCGCCCGTGTTGGCGCTCGGCGTCGCCGGCGTCGTCCTCCTGGCGTACGCGACGATCGTCGGCCGCTCCGCCGCGGGCGGTGCAGGTGGAACCGACGACGGGGCGGCGGTCCGCGCCGATGGCGGCACGCCGACCAGCCGCGGGCTGGGCGCGTCGGCCCCTGTCGTCGGCCTCCGACAGTTCGTCGCCGGGACGCGCGCGTACTTCCGCGGCTTCGCCGAGATAGACGACTGGAAGGCCGCCTCGAAGCGGCCGTGGGACCCCCGGACCGCCGCGCTCGGTATCACGGCGCTGGCGGTGCTTTGGTTCACGCAGGTGTCCATCGTCGGCGTCACCGGCCCGGAGGCGCGGTGGACCGGCTACCTGCTCCAGCAGGTCGGCGTCGACGTCGGAAGCTTCGAGTACTGGGGCTCGGTGCTCTTTCAGGGCCAGGGCGTCGGCCTCACCGTCGACATGATCATGATCGCGGCGGTCATCCTCGGGGCGTTCCTCGCCGCCATCTGGAGCGGCGACTTCTCTGTTCGCATCCCGAAGCGCCGCCGCGTCCCGAACGCGGTCGTCGGCGGCTTCATGATGGGCGCTGGCTCGCGTCTCGCCCCCGGATGCAACATCGGGAACATCTACTCCGGCCTCGCGGAGCTGTCGGTCCACTCGTTCATCGCCACCGCCGGCATCATCGCCGGCGTCTACGTGATGACCCACTGGATCTACCGCGACGTCGGCTGCGCCATCTGA
- the ubaA gene encoding SAMP-activating enzyme E1: MSDLSLDATQLDRYSRHIIMDEVGPEGQKKLLDGRALVVGAGGLGAPVVQYLAAAGVGTIGVADDDVVERSNLQRQVIHADADVGVPKVESAANFVERLNPDVTVEQHHLRVGPDNVEELVADYDVVVDASDNFRTRYLVNDACRLAGIPVAHGAIYKFEGQATTLVPDGPCYRCLFPEAPEPGTVPDCATTGVLGVLPGTLGCIQATEAVKLLIDAGEPLAGKLLFYDAMEMSFETVPYRQNSDCPVCGDDPIASVDEVEYTGGCAVQAD; encoded by the coding sequence ATGAGCGACCTCTCTCTGGACGCGACGCAGTTGGACCGCTACTCGCGGCACATCATCATGGACGAGGTGGGCCCCGAGGGACAGAAGAAACTGCTCGACGGGCGCGCGCTCGTCGTCGGCGCGGGCGGCCTCGGCGCGCCGGTCGTACAGTATCTCGCGGCGGCGGGCGTCGGCACCATCGGCGTCGCCGACGACGACGTAGTCGAACGCTCGAACCTCCAGCGACAGGTCATCCACGCCGACGCCGACGTCGGCGTTCCGAAGGTCGAGAGCGCCGCGAACTTCGTCGAACGGCTGAACCCCGACGTGACCGTCGAGCAACACCACCTGCGCGTCGGCCCCGACAACGTCGAGGAACTCGTCGCCGACTACGACGTAGTGGTCGACGCCTCCGACAACTTCCGGACGCGCTACCTCGTCAACGACGCCTGTCGCCTCGCGGGGATTCCGGTCGCTCACGGCGCGATTTACAAGTTCGAGGGACAGGCGACGACGCTCGTCCCCGACGGCCCCTGCTATCGGTGTCTGTTCCCCGAAGCGCCCGAACCCGGCACCGTCCCCGACTGCGCGACGACGGGCGTCCTCGGCGTTCTCCCCGGCACGCTCGGCTGCATCCAGGCGACCGAGGCGGTGAAACTCCTCATCGACGCGGGCGAACCGCTCGCCGGGAAACTGCTGTTCTACGACGCGATGGAGATGAGCTTCGAGACGGTTCCGTACCGGCAGAACTCCGACTGCCCGGTCTGCGGCGACGACCCCATCGCCTCCGTCGACGAGGTGGAGTACACCGGCGGCTGCGCGGTACAGGCGGACTGA
- a CDS encoding sodium:calcium antiporter, protein MNVAILVSLALLVVAVAVLWVGAEQFVEAAVRLAHRFGVSATVVASNIYNIAVVLGLVALVRLIRVSQRVLHRDVLAVLGATGLLLAVLFDGEVSRIEGLGLLTVYAAYVVVLLRFADAPTYAPTDVDPPKRFDALRLVGGLVLVVGAGQLLVDSAVTLAEFAGVSDYVIGATVVAVGTSTPELAVSVVALTRGRSGVSVGNVLGSNPLNVLVVLGLAATIRPLAASAAAFDGALWLAGLTALLAVALWSGRRLIRPEGGLLVGSEAVRWLLGFG, encoded by the coding sequence GTGAACGTCGCGATTCTCGTTTCGCTCGCGCTGCTCGTCGTCGCCGTCGCCGTCCTCTGGGTCGGAGCCGAGCAGTTCGTCGAGGCGGCGGTTCGCCTCGCCCACCGGTTCGGCGTCTCGGCGACCGTCGTCGCCAGCAACATCTACAACATCGCCGTCGTGCTCGGATTGGTCGCGCTGGTCCGACTGATTCGCGTCTCCCAGCGAGTGCTCCACCGAGACGTGCTCGCCGTTCTGGGAGCGACCGGTCTCCTGTTGGCCGTCCTCTTCGACGGCGAGGTGTCTCGCATCGAAGGGTTGGGTTTACTCACGGTGTACGCGGCGTACGTTGTCGTTCTGCTGCGCTTCGCCGACGCTCCGACGTACGCGCCCACGGACGTTGACCCGCCGAAACGGTTCGACGCGCTCCGTCTCGTCGGAGGCCTCGTGCTCGTCGTCGGTGCCGGCCAGCTTCTCGTCGACTCCGCGGTGACGCTCGCGGAGTTCGCGGGCGTCTCCGACTACGTCATCGGCGCGACGGTGGTCGCCGTCGGCACCTCGACGCCGGAACTCGCCGTCTCGGTCGTCGCGCTCACCCGCGGGCGAAGCGGCGTCTCCGTCGGTAACGTGCTCGGGAGCAACCCCCTGAACGTGCTCGTCGTGCTCGGTCTCGCGGCGACGATTCGACCGCTCGCCGCCAGTGCCGCCGCGTTCGACGGGGCGCTGTGGCTCGCGGGGCTGACGGCGCTGCTGGCAGTCGCGCTGTGGTCGGGACGACGGCTCATTCGTCCCGAAGGTGGGTTGCTCGTCGGGTCGGAGGCGGTCCGCTGGCTGCTCGGGTTCGGGTGA
- a CDS encoding calcium/sodium antiporter, producing the protein MPSQVVDVIVIVVSIFALWAGARLFVDSAVNAARRLGLSELTIGLTVVAVGTSSPEIAVSLEAALEARPDIAVGNVVGSNIFNIAVILGVVTLVQWLPISRELVKRDGAAVLATGILGVVVLFDGVVSRIEGLALVALFGAYLYVLFRFSPDLPDHPDPVDLPPPIVGATDGGGEEADSDGGRPTEFGLREAVLLVVGLALVVGGGQLLIDSATSLARAAGISEWVIGATIVAAGTSSPEFAVSIVSLKRGQAGVSVGNVLGSNIFNFLFILGLAATITPLSVAAAAFDGALWLFGLTALLVAALWSGRRLSRPEGGLLVGSEAVRWLSSLL; encoded by the coding sequence GTGCCGAGTCAAGTCGTCGACGTCATAGTTATCGTCGTTAGCATCTTCGCCCTCTGGGCCGGCGCGCGCCTGTTCGTCGATTCGGCGGTGAACGCAGCCCGCCGTCTCGGGTTGTCAGAGCTCACCATCGGTCTCACGGTCGTCGCCGTCGGCACCTCCTCGCCCGAAATCGCCGTCTCGCTGGAGGCGGCGCTGGAAGCGCGCCCGGACATCGCCGTCGGCAACGTCGTCGGCAGCAACATCTTCAACATCGCCGTCATCCTCGGCGTCGTCACCCTCGTCCAGTGGCTTCCTATCTCTCGGGAACTGGTCAAACGCGACGGCGCGGCGGTGCTGGCGACGGGTATCCTCGGCGTCGTGGTGCTGTTCGACGGCGTCGTCTCCCGAATCGAGGGACTCGCGCTCGTCGCGCTCTTCGGCGCGTACCTCTACGTGCTATTTCGTTTCTCGCCGGACCTCCCCGACCACCCCGACCCGGTCGACCTTCCGCCCCCGATTGTCGGTGCGACAGACGGGGGCGGAGAAGAGGCCGACAGCGACGGAGGGAGACCCACCGAGTTCGGCCTCCGGGAGGCGGTACTGCTCGTCGTCGGTCTCGCGCTGGTCGTCGGCGGCGGACAACTGCTCATCGACTCGGCGACGTCGCTCGCGCGGGCGGCCGGCATCTCCGAGTGGGTCATCGGCGCGACCATCGTCGCGGCGGGCACCTCCTCGCCGGAGTTCGCGGTCTCAATCGTCTCGCTGAAACGCGGGCAGGCGGGCGTCTCCGTCGGCAACGTACTCGGGAGCAACATCTTCAACTTCCTGTTCATCCTCGGGCTGGCGGCGACCATCACGCCGCTGTCGGTCGCAGCGGCCGCCTTCGACGGCGCGCTGTGGCTTTTCGGGTTGACGGCGCTGCTCGTCGCGGCGCTGTGGTCCGGCCGCCGCCTCTCGCGTCCGGAGGGAGGGCTCCTCGTCGGGTCCGAGGCCGTTCGGTGGCTGAGTTCGTTGCTGTAA
- a CDS encoding MBL fold metallo-hydrolase, producing the protein MPTELLSGVYDVTVMEGTDRRLRAYLFDDPTPTLVDTGLGATTDSLFSGLDELGVEPERVVITHGDGDHVGGLPAVVDRFDPEVFVPEQTDLSELDGVEDGDVARYGDGDEIGSFEAVHVPGHEPDNHALVDADRGAVVAGDAVSGSDQRGLSEGYLILPPAVFSDDLNEAEENLERLLAFEFDAVLVFHGSSVLENAREKLDRFVNFPGKPS; encoded by the coding sequence ATGCCGACCGAACTGCTCTCTGGCGTGTACGACGTCACCGTGATGGAGGGAACCGACCGCCGACTGCGCGCGTATCTCTTCGACGACCCGACGCCGACGCTCGTCGACACCGGTCTGGGGGCGACGACGGACAGCCTGTTCTCGGGTCTCGACGAACTCGGCGTCGAGCCCGAGCGCGTCGTCATTACGCACGGCGACGGCGACCACGTCGGCGGCCTCCCGGCCGTCGTCGACCGGTTCGACCCCGAGGTGTTCGTCCCCGAGCAGACCGACCTCTCGGAACTCGACGGCGTCGAGGACGGCGACGTGGCCCGCTACGGCGACGGGGACGAAATCGGTTCGTTCGAGGCGGTCCACGTGCCGGGTCACGAACCGGATAATCACGCGCTCGTCGACGCCGACCGCGGCGCCGTCGTCGCCGGCGACGCCGTCTCGGGGTCGGACCAGCGCGGTCTCTCCGAGGGCTACCTGATTCTGCCGCCCGCGGTGTTCTCCGACGATCTCAACGAGGCCGAGGAGAATCTCGAACGCCTGCTGGCGTTCGAGTTCGACGCCGTGCTCGTCTTCCACGGCTCGTCGGTGCTGGAGAACGCGCGGGAGAAACTGGACCGGTTCGTCAACTTCCCCGGCAAGCCGTCGTAG
- a CDS encoding DsbA family oxidoreductase, translated as MSDSADAETVTIFSDYVCPFCYLGRRSFDRYQETREEELEIDWHPFDLRSQKRGLDGEIDQSADDGKDDEYFEQAKQNVQRLKERYDADEMSLDIAREVDSLPAQVASYYVKQHYDHETWLEFDEAIFAALWHDTRDIGDEEVLVDLAEDAGIDSEEIRSALDDDALREELRGKFTEAQQQGVTGVPTFAYDGYGARGAVPPEQLKRLVEGV; from the coding sequence ATGAGCGACAGTGCCGACGCCGAGACGGTGACCATCTTCTCCGATTACGTCTGCCCGTTCTGCTACCTGGGCCGACGTTCGTTCGACCGGTACCAGGAGACCAGAGAGGAGGAACTGGAGATTGACTGGCACCCGTTCGACCTCCGTAGTCAGAAACGCGGTCTCGACGGGGAAATCGATCAGAGCGCCGACGACGGTAAGGACGACGAGTACTTCGAGCAGGCGAAACAGAACGTTCAGCGCCTCAAGGAGCGCTACGACGCCGACGAGATGTCGCTCGATATCGCCCGCGAGGTGGACTCGCTGCCGGCGCAGGTCGCCTCCTACTACGTCAAACAGCACTACGACCACGAGACGTGGCTCGAATTCGACGAGGCTATCTTCGCGGCGCTGTGGCACGACACGCGCGACATCGGCGACGAAGAGGTACTCGTGGACCTGGCCGAAGACGCCGGCATCGACTCAGAGGAGATCCGGTCGGCGCTCGACGACGACGCGCTCCGCGAGGAACTCCGCGGGAAGTTCACCGAGGCCCAGCAACAGGGCGTCACGGGCGTGCCGACGTTCGCCTACGACGGCTACGGTGCCCGCGGCGCGGTCCCGCCGGAACAACTGAAACGACTCGTCGAAGGCGTCTGA
- a CDS encoding cbb3-type cytochrome c oxidase subunit I, with amino-acid sequence MFTEIPGLLVVTWALLGLAIYAGYRQNWQLRSVAADGGYLSGLGFESEKPTGLFRWLTTVDHKDIGVLYIVFATGAALWGGTDAMMIRTELFTAGTDVWSPDTYNALFTAHGFTMLFFFATPAFTGLANYFIPILVGADDMAFPRINAIAFWLLPPSLLLVRGGLVTEVLGKMLATVGVRWELLFSLKPPTTGWTLYTPHSALLANPQVDLVLLGLHLSGLATVMAAINIIVTIFTERGEQITWANLDIFSWTLLTTSGIILFAFPVLGSSLLMLVADRNFGTTFFAVEGGGPILWQHLFWFFGHPEVYILVLPAFGLVSLILPKFAGRKLFGFKFIVYSTLAIGVLSFGVWAHHMFATGMDPRLRASFMAVSLAIAIPSAVKTFNWMATLWGGNVRWAAPQIFCVGGIMTFIVGGVTGVFLASIPVDLVLHDTYYVVGHFHFIVMGVITFAAFAASYYWFPLLTGRMFNRRLGRIHGYLSIVGVFVTFMPLILIGYGGLPRRFASYPAAFEPLQQISSFGAVIIGVGVVIWLTNLVQSYRLGPIVTDADVWNLRESGQFSREWQWFETQLEERTKFRR; translated from the coding sequence GTGTTCACAGAGATTCCCGGCCTACTCGTCGTCACCTGGGCGTTGCTCGGGTTGGCGATATACGCAGGCTACAGACAGAACTGGCAGTTGCGAAGCGTCGCGGCCGACGGTGGCTACCTCTCGGGGCTGGGGTTCGAGTCCGAGAAACCGACCGGTCTCTTCCGATGGTTGACGACGGTCGACCACAAGGATATCGGCGTCCTCTACATCGTCTTCGCCACCGGTGCCGCGCTGTGGGGCGGGACGGACGCGATGATGATACGCACCGAACTGTTCACCGCCGGAACCGACGTGTGGAGTCCGGATACGTACAACGCGCTCTTTACGGCCCACGGGTTCACGATGCTGTTTTTCTTCGCGACGCCCGCGTTCACCGGCCTCGCGAACTACTTCATCCCGATTCTCGTCGGCGCGGACGACATGGCGTTCCCGCGCATCAACGCCATCGCCTTCTGGTTGCTCCCGCCCTCGCTTCTGCTCGTGCGCGGTGGACTCGTCACGGAGGTGCTCGGCAAGATGCTCGCCACCGTCGGCGTGCGCTGGGAACTACTGTTCTCGTTGAAGCCGCCGACGACGGGGTGGACGCTGTACACGCCGCACTCGGCGCTGCTCGCTAATCCGCAGGTGGATCTCGTGCTCCTCGGCCTACATCTGAGCGGGCTGGCGACGGTCATGGCCGCCATCAACATCATCGTCACCATCTTCACCGAACGCGGCGAGCAGATCACGTGGGCGAACCTCGATATCTTCTCGTGGACGCTGCTCACGACGAGCGGCATCATCCTCTTTGCGTTCCCCGTGCTCGGGAGTTCGCTTTTGATGCTCGTCGCCGACCGGAACTTCGGCACGACGTTCTTCGCCGTCGAGGGTGGCGGTCCCATCCTCTGGCAGCACCTCTTTTGGTTCTTCGGTCACCCCGAAGTGTACATCCTCGTCTTGCCGGCGTTCGGTCTCGTGAGCCTCATCCTCCCGAAGTTCGCGGGACGGAAACTGTTCGGCTTCAAGTTCATCGTCTACTCGACGCTGGCGATCGGCGTGCTCTCGTTCGGCGTCTGGGCGCACCACATGTTCGCGACGGGCATGGACCCGCGTCTCCGAGCGAGTTTCATGGCCGTCTCGCTGGCTATCGCCATCCCCAGCGCCGTCAAGACGTTCAACTGGATGGCGACGCTCTGGGGCGGCAACGTCCGCTGGGCCGCGCCGCAGATTTTCTGCGTCGGCGGCATCATGACGTTCATCGTCGGCGGCGTGACGGGCGTCTTCCTCGCCTCCATCCCCGTCGACCTCGTGCTGCACGATACCTACTACGTCGTCGGTCACTTCCACTTCATCGTGATGGGCGTCATCACCTTCGCCGCCTTCGCCGCCAGTTACTACTGGTTCCCGCTTCTCACCGGCCGGATGTTCAACCGACGGCTCGGCCGCATCCACGGCTACCTCAGCATCGTCGGCGTGTTCGTCACGTTCATGCCGTTGATTCTCATCGGCTACGGCGGCCTCCCGCGACGATTCGCGTCGTATCCCGCAGCGTTCGAACCGCTGCAGCAGATATCGTCGTTCGGCGCGGTCATCATCGGCGTCGGCGTCGTCATCTGGCTCACCAACCTAGTGCAGTCGTACCGCCTCGGGCCCATCGTCACCGACGCCGACGTGTGGAACCTCCGCGAGAGCGGGCAGTTCTCCCGCGAGTGGCAGTGGTTCGAGACGCAACTCGAAGAGCGGACCAAGTTCCGCCGCTGA
- a CDS encoding DUF6789 family protein, with amino-acid sequence MNRPLSAIAGGVTGIAVMSLLLLFLEVETRSNLAIFESVARFAGMPGNVTFGFILFVLAGVFAWPLAFMALERYIPGGPDPATRGMVLAVALWVVFVLTGRGGLSGGLLAIYVIFTLLAHLCYGFLLGAVYGRLTSEGPLEPERYDPSDVSQ; translated from the coding sequence ATGAACCGCCCACTCAGCGCGATCGCCGGGGGTGTCACGGGTATCGCCGTGATGTCTCTGTTGTTGCTGTTTCTGGAGGTAGAGACACGCTCGAATCTCGCCATCTTCGAATCCGTCGCCCGCTTCGCCGGAATGCCCGGCAACGTCACGTTCGGCTTCATCCTGTTCGTCCTCGCGGGGGTCTTCGCGTGGCCGCTCGCGTTCATGGCGCTGGAGCGGTACATCCCCGGTGGCCCCGACCCGGCGACGCGCGGGATGGTGCTCGCCGTCGCGCTCTGGGTCGTGTTCGTCCTCACCGGACGCGGCGGCCTCTCGGGCGGCCTGCTCGCCATCTACGTCATCTTCACGCTACTGGCGCACCTCTGTTACGGCTTCCTCCTCGGGGCGGTGTACGGACGTCTCACCAGCGAGGGGCCGCTGGAGCCGGAGCGCTACGACCCGAGCGACGTCTCGCAGTGA
- the mutS gene encoding DNA mismatch repair protein MutS, with the protein MTAQGIVGEFLSLKEQTDADLLAMQCGDFYEFFADDAEFVGEELDLKVSQKSSHGSSYPMAGVPLNDLTPYLKVLVERGYRVAVADQYETEDGHARSITRVVTPGTLLETTEADAKYIAAVVRGDGDDGFGLAFADATTGRFLVTDTEAEADAHAELYRFAPVEILPGPEIRTDDEFLNRLREASDASLSLHDTESFAPGRARHALREQFGREALDSVGLDGDRAIRAAGAVLSYVEETGVGVAQSMTRLQAYRVADHLELDATTQRNLELTETMHGDRSGSLLDTIDQTVTSPGGRLLKEWLTRPRRSRVDIERRLDSVEALAAAALDRERVRDTLDGAYDLERLTSRTASGSAGAHDLLSVRDTLAVLPALRKAVEGRLADSPLSDVVARPDHEAAAALREELAAALAEEPPKTLTQGGLICRGYDDELDELIDRHEEAKRWIDGLAEREKSRHGLHHLSVSRNKTDGYYIQVGKSQTDGVPDEYREIKTLKNSKRYVTDELEERERDILRLEEVRGELEYELFKELRRRVADHAALLQDVGRTIAEVDALASLATHAAGNDWVRPELTEAGPLRIEAGRHPVVETATDFVPNDLYLDRERAFLIVTGPNMSGKSTYMRQSALITLLAQVGSFVPARSATVGLVDGIYTRVGALDELAQGRSTFMVEMQELSNILHSATEDSLVILDEVGRGTATYDGISIAWAATEYLHNEVRAKTLFATHYHELTGLADHLDRVENVHVAVDGEPRSPSANGTKSRPADEKDGDVTFLRTVREGPTNRSYGIHVAELAGVPDPVVTRATDVLGKLRTEKAIEAKGGGGGEPVQAVFDLSSGQFAAGDGGDANATTRQVSDASADGEAANGAANPLAEYDDPEPVLEALSETNLEELSPIELMAKVQEWQAHLHRER; encoded by the coding sequence ATGACCGCACAGGGAATCGTCGGGGAGTTCCTCTCTCTCAAAGAACAGACGGACGCCGACCTGTTGGCGATGCAGTGCGGCGATTTCTACGAGTTCTTCGCCGACGACGCGGAGTTCGTCGGCGAGGAGCTGGACCTGAAGGTATCACAGAAGTCCTCGCACGGGTCGTCGTACCCGATGGCGGGCGTGCCGCTGAACGACCTCACGCCATACCTGAAGGTGCTCGTCGAACGCGGCTACCGGGTCGCCGTCGCCGACCAGTACGAGACCGAAGACGGCCACGCGCGCTCCATCACGCGCGTCGTCACGCCGGGAACGCTGTTGGAGACGACCGAAGCCGACGCGAAGTACATCGCCGCCGTCGTCCGCGGCGACGGCGACGACGGGTTCGGGCTAGCCTTCGCCGACGCCACCACCGGGCGCTTTCTCGTCACCGACACCGAGGCCGAAGCCGACGCCCACGCCGAGCTCTACCGCTTCGCGCCGGTCGAGATCCTCCCCGGCCCCGAGATTCGCACCGACGACGAGTTCCTGAACCGACTCCGCGAGGCGAGCGACGCCTCGCTCTCGCTGCACGACACGGAGAGTTTCGCGCCCGGCCGGGCCAGACACGCCCTCCGCGAGCAGTTCGGCCGCGAGGCGCTCGACAGCGTCGGTCTCGACGGTGACCGCGCGATTCGCGCCGCGGGCGCGGTGCTGTCGTACGTCGAGGAGACGGGCGTCGGCGTCGCCCAGTCGATGACGCGCCTGCAGGCGTACCGCGTCGCAGACCACCTCGAACTCGACGCCACCACACAGCGAAATCTGGAGCTCACCGAGACGATGCACGGCGACCGCTCGGGGTCGCTTCTCGACACCATCGACCAGACGGTGACGAGTCCGGGCGGCCGTCTGCTCAAAGAGTGGCTCACCCGCCCCCGACGCTCGCGGGTCGACATCGAACGACGCCTCGACAGCGTCGAAGCGCTCGCGGCGGCGGCGCTGGACCGAGAGCGCGTCCGCGACACCCTCGACGGCGCGTACGACCTCGAACGGTTGACGAGTCGTACCGCCTCGGGAAGCGCTGGCGCGCACGACCTGCTGTCGGTGCGGGACACGCTCGCGGTACTGCCGGCACTTCGGAAAGCCGTCGAGGGCCGACTCGCCGACTCCCCGCTCTCGGACGTCGTCGCCCGGCCGGACCACGAGGCCGCCGCGGCGCTCCGCGAGGAACTGGCGGCTGCGCTCGCCGAAGAACCGCCGAAGACGCTGACGCAGGGTGGACTCATCTGCCGCGGCTACGACGACGAACTCGACGAACTCATCGACCGCCACGAGGAGGCCAAGCGCTGGATAGACGGCCTCGCCGAGCGCGAGAAGTCGCGGCACGGCCTCCACCACCTCTCGGTCTCGCGCAACAAAACTGACGGCTACTACATCCAGGTGGGGAAATCGCAGACCGACGGCGTTCCCGACGAGTACCGCGAGATAAAGACGCTGAAGAACTCGAAGCGCTACGTCACCGACGAACTGGAGGAGAGAGAACGCGACATTCTCCGCCTCGAAGAGGTCCGCGGCGAGTTGGAGTACGAGCTGTTCAAAGAGCTTCGCCGACGCGTCGCCGACCACGCGGCGCTGTTGCAGGACGTAGGTCGGACCATCGCCGAAGTCGACGCCCTCGCCTCGCTCGCGACCCACGCCGCCGGCAACGACTGGGTCCGACCGGAACTGACGGAGGCGGGTCCGCTCCGAATCGAGGCGGGGCGACACCCCGTGGTCGAGACGGCGACCGATTTCGTGCCGAACGACCTCTATCTCGACCGCGAACGCGCGTTCCTCATCGTCACCGGGCCGAACATGAGCGGGAAATCCACGTACATGCGACAGTCGGCGCTCATCACCCTGCTCGCGCAGGTGGGGAGTTTCGTCCCCGCGCGGTCGGCGACGGTCGGTCTCGTCGACGGCATCTACACCCGCGTCGGCGCGCTCGACGAACTCGCGCAGGGTCGCTCGACGTTCATGGTCGAGATGCAGGAGTTGAGCAACATCCTCCACTCGGCGACGGAGGACTCGCTGGTCATCCTCGACGAGGTGGGGAGAGGGACGGCGACGTACGACGGCATCTCAATCGCGTGGGCGGCGACGGAGTATCTACACAACGAAGTTCGGGCCAAGACGCTGTTTGCGACGCACTACCACGAACTGACGGGGCTGGCCGACCACCTCGATAGAGTCGAGAACGTCCACGTCGCCGTCGACGGCGAGCCACGCTCGCCGTCTGCAAACGGGACGAAGTCCCGCCCTGCCGACGAGAAGGACGGCGACGTGACCTTCCTGCGCACCGTCCGCGAGGGCCCGACCAATCGGTCGTACGGAATTCACGTCGCGGAACTGGCGGGCGTGCCCGACCCGGTCGTGACGCGCGCGACGGACGTGCTCGGCAAACTCCGCACCGAGAAAGCTATCGAGGCGAAAGGCGGCGGAGGCGGCGAACCCGTGCAGGCGGTGTTCGACCTGTCGAGCGGGCAGTTCGCCGCCGGCGACGGCGGGGACGCCAACGCCACGACGAGGCAGGTGAGCGACGCCAGCGCCGACGGCGAGGCCGCGAACGGCGCAGCGAACCCGCTCGCCGAGTACGACGACCCCGAACCGGTGCTCGAAGCGCTCTCGGAGACGAACCTCGAAGAACTCTCGCCGATTGAACTTATGGCGAAGGTACAAGAGTGGCAGGCGCACTTACACAGGGAGAGATGA